CCAATAAATAATTTTTATCAGTGTATGCACTTAAAATAATTACAGGAATTGTTTTATCAATCATTCTAAGTTGTTTTATAAAATCTATTCCAGAAATATCAGGTAAATTTATATCAGAAATAATAATATCTATTCTATTTTTCTCTAAAGTTTTTTTTGCATTTTCAATACACTCTTCATCATAAACATTATCACAAAATAGTTCTAAAGTTTTTTTTACATTCTCTTTTATACTTGCTTCATCTTCGATGTATAGGATATTTAAGTTTTTGAGAATTTTGTTATGATGGCTATTTATTGTCATTTTGTACCTATAAAATTATAATCGTTTATGTTATAATAAATAAACTTAGAAGAAATTAATAATATAAAAAATTACACTTTATCAATAGCTTAATATCATATTAAGTTTAAAATCAGTAAAGTAACAAAAAAAATTATTTAAGAGATTTCTTAAAAATAAATAAATTGGAGTTAAGATGTATAAAATAAAATTACTTAGATTTGCATGTATCTCTTTTCTTGCAAGTTCTTTTTTACATGCTGCAAGTTTGAAAGAGAGTGTAGAAAGAGTACTTTCGACAAATCCAGAAGTAATAGCTGAGAAAAACAATCAGGAAGCTTTTAAAAAGTATATAGATGAAAGAAAAGCTAATTATTTACCAAGAATAGATATTGATGGTAGATTAGAAAAGAGTAATTCTGACAAAAGTTATGACCAACCAAATACTCTTCAAAATGGTTCAGAACAAGAAGATGGTTACAATGTAGGAATTGCTTTAAATCAAATGCTTTATGATGGTGATTTAACTCCAAGTCAAGTAAGAGAAGCAAAATTTAATGATTTAGCAAATAAGTATAGAAGTGAAAATAATATAGAAAATGTTGTATATGAAACTATTACAGCTTATACAGGTTTAGTTCAATATAACGAAATGTTAGCCTTAACAAAAGATATGATAACAACTAATGAAGAAAATCTTCAAATTGCAAAAGAGAAAGAATCAATAAGTGGTGAAGTTTTAGAAACATATGAAGTTGATTCAAAACTAAGTTTTGTTAAAGAAAAATATTTAGAAGAAGAAGATTTAAAAAGCTCAAGAAATAGTACATTTAAAAGATATGTTGGAGTAGACCCATCAGGAGATGAATGTAGACCAAAAATTGAACTATCAAAAATTCCAAATAATTTACAACAAATAGTTGAACTTGCTGTTTTAAAGAATAATGAAATTTTAGAGCAAATAGAAAGAATAAAAGCTCAAAGAGAGAAAATTGCTCAAGCTGATTCAAAATTTTTACCAAATCTTAGTTTAGAGTTAAAGGCATTAACAGATAATGATTTATCGTTAAATGAAGAAGGAAAAGAGAATCAAGCTTATGGAAGAATTAATCTTGCTTGGAATTTATATAATGGTGGTGGAGATAAAGCTGTATCAAAACAAGAAGAACTATTTTTAGCAGAACAAAAAGAGAGATTAGATGCGATTACAAATAAAGTAGTTGAAGCATTAAAAGTTAATTATCAAAGATTCTTGAAAAATAAAGAAAGAATCAATGTTTTAAAAGATTATGTTGTAGCAAATGAAAATATAGTTGAAGTTTATAAAAGCGAATTTGAATCAGGAACAAGAACCTTTGTTGATATCTTAGATGCACAAACTGTACTTTATGAAGCGAAAAAGAGTTTAGTAAATAGAGAATATGAATTATATAAAAATTATTATGATATTTTATTATCTTTATCTATGTTAACGGAGACTGTACTTGACCCTAAAAATGATGTATGTTCAGATGATAAAGCTTTAAATTACATTGTATCTGAACAAAAACTTGCAGTTGAAAAAGCTAATGATTCAAGTGATTTAAAAGCTTTATTAGGAGATGAGCCTGTTCAAGTTAAAAAAGCTGAACCAGTAGTTATTCCAGCAAAAGAAGAGTTAGTTGAAAGTAAATCTTCAGATTATTCAACATTCTTAGATGCTCCAGAAGGATATTATACGTTAAATATTACAACAACTGAAGGTTTAGATGCTGCAAAAAATTATGTTAGTGAAAATGCTTTAGATAAAAATAGTTCTTATACATACTCTTTTGGTCCAGAGATGAAAAGTGCTAAGGTAATTTATGGTATATTCAAATCAGTAAAAGAAGCAAATATTGCAATGGAAAGTTTACCTGCTTCTGTAAAAGCAAACAAACCATATATAGATAATATCTTAAAACATCAAAAATTGTATGCCAAATATAATAAATAGGATTTCTAACTAAAGGAATATATTGGAAAATAATGATTCTAATCTAATAGAAAATGAAACATTAGGAAATTTAAAAGATAGAAGAAAAGTAGATGACCTTTTAGGTTGTCTACTTTTTTTATCTAAATATCATAATAGAGAAACTTCAGCAGAATCTTTAACTTTTGGTCTGCCAATACATAAAACTTCAATGAATATTTCAATGTTTCATCAAGCAGCTTCTCGTATAGGTTTAGCTACAAAAACTGTAAAGAGAGAAAAAGTTAAAGATATTACAAAACTTGCTTTACCTTCAGTTTTAATTCTTGATAAGCAAAGAGCTTGTGTTTTACTTGATTATGATTTAAAAAAAGGGATAGCAAGAGTTATTTTACCTGGATTGATAGCAGGTGAAACAGAAATGACTATTCAGAAATTAGAGAGTGAATATACGGGTGAAGTAATTATTATTAAACCTGAATATAATTTTAATAACAGAATTGAAAAAGAAGTAGTTGTAGATAATCCAAAAGAGTGGTTTTGGGGAACTTTAAAAAGAAATGCAAGTATTTATAAACAAGTTATTATTGTATCGTTATTTATAAATATTTTTATTTTAGCTACTCCACTTTTTACGATGAATGTTTATGATAGAGTTTTACCAAATAATGCAATTGAAACATTATGGGCTTTATTTATAGGTATATCAATTGTTATGATATTCGATTTATTATTAAAAATTTTACGTTCATATTTTTTAGGGCTTGCAAGTAAACGAGCTGATACAATAATGTCTAATAAAATATTTAATCATTTGTTAAATATAAAACTTGAAGCTAAACCAGCTTCAACAGGTCAATTTGTTAGTAGATTACAATCTTTTGAAAGTGTAAGAGAATTTTTCACAAGTGCAACAATTGCAACAGTTGTAGACCTTCCTTTTGTAATAATATTTATTTTAGTGATATTTTTTATAGCAGGTCCTTTGGCTTATATTACGATAGTTACAGTTTTTATCTCTATTGCTTTATCTTGGTATATGCAAAGACCTTTAAAAAGTATAATTGAAAAATCTGTAAAAGAGGAACAAATTAAACAGACAACTTTGATTGAAACAGTTTCTGGATTAGAGATTATAAAAAGTGTAAAAGCTCAAAATAGAATGAAAACCCATTGGGATAATTCAATTAATAAAACAGTTCATTTTGCTGATAAAGGACATTTCTTATCACAAACAATTACTTATTTTACAGCTTTTATTTCTCAATTTTCAAATATTGCAATAGTTGCAGCTGGAGTTTACTTAGCTCAAGATGGTGAAATTACAATGGGGGCAATTATTGCAGCTATGATTTTAAATGGAAGAGTTATTGCTCCAATCTCTCAATTGGTTAGTATGATTATAAAATTTGATAGAACGATGCTTTCATTAAATAATCTTGATGAGGTAATGAAAATGCCTGTTGAAAAAGAGAATAAATCATATATAAGCCGTCCTAATTTAAAAGGTGATATTGAATTAAAAGATGTACAATTTGCATATAAAGACCAAAATCATCAAACTTTAAAAGATATAAATTTAAAAATAAAGCAAGGTGAAAAAGTTGCAATTTTAGGGAAAATTGGTTCTGGAAAATCAACTCTATTAAAACTTATTATGAATTTATATGAACCAACAAAAGGTTCTGTTTTAATAGATGGTTTAGATACAAGACAAATTGACCCAGTTGATTTAAGACATGCAATAGGAAGTGTTCCTCAAGAGCCATTTTTATTTATGGGAACAATTAAAGATAATCTTACAATTGGTGAGCAGTATGTTTCTGATGAAGAGTTATTAAGAGTTTCAAAAATTGCTGGATTAGATGAGTTTCTAGGAAAACATGAAGCAGGTTATGACTTACTTGTTGGAGAAAGAGGTGATGGACTTTCAGGAGGTGAAAGACAATCAGTTACTTTAGCGCGGGCTTTAATTTCTGACCCAAATATAATTATGCTTGATGAACCAACAAATTCAATGGATAGACAAACAGAAAAAGCTTTTATTAATAGATTACAAAATATTGTACAAGAAAAAACTTTGATAGTTGTTACGCATAAAACATCATTGTTACAATTGGTTGATAGAATTATTATAATCGAAAATGGTAAAGTAGTAGTCGATGGACCAAAAGATGAAGTTTTTACAACAAAAGTAGGTTGATTTATGAGTAATGAAGAAAAAAATCTAAAGAAACAAAAAAAATATTTTTCGTGGATTGAAAAAATCAAAAAACTTTATGGGTTAGAAGATAAAAAAGAAGAAGATTTAGAGTTTATATACTCATCTTACGCTAATTCTAATGAACATCCAAGTAATGTAAGTCGAATTATTTTTATGTTAATTAGTGGAATTTTTATAATATTTTTATTATGGGCTAGTTTAGCAGAAATTGATGAATTAGCAAGAGGAAATGGAAAAGTAATTCCAACAGATAAAATTCAAACTGTACAATCTTTAGATGGTGGGATTATCTCTGAAATCTTTGTAAAAGAGGGTGATATTGTAAAATTTGATGATCCTTTAATGAAAATTGATACTACAAGATTTCAAGCCACATTAGAAGAGAGTCGTCAAGAATATTTATCATTACTAGCTTTAAAAGCAAGATTAGAAATAGAATCAACTATTGATATAGAAAAAGATTTGCCAGAATTGAAGTTTGATGAAAAAATTTTAAGTGATTCTTCAAGATATGATATAAACGAAAAAATGTTATTAGAAAATAGATTTAGAGAGTTGAAATCATCAGTTAATGTATTAAAAAATCAAGAGAATCAAAAAATTCAAGAATTAAAAGAGATAGAAAGTACAATAAAAAAATTAACTGATAGTTTAGGTTTTATTGAAGAACAAAGAAAGACTATACGAAAACTTGTGGAAAGAGGAATTAAATCAAATTATGATTTACTGGATATTGAAAAAGAGTACAATCAAACAAAAGGTGATTTACAAACTGCGAAACTTTCAATTTCAAGATCAAATTTTGCAATATTAGAAGCAGGTAATAGAATACAAGAAAAATTAAACACTTTTAGGTCAGAAGCATCAACAGAATTACAAAAGACTGTTAGTCAAATAAATAGATTTGAAGCAAAACTTGTTGGAGATAGGGATAAAGTTGCTAAAACTACAATTACATCTCCAGTAGATGGTATTATTAAACAATTAAATTTTAATACAATTGGCGGAGTTGTTCAATCTGGTATGGATTTAATTGAAATTGTACCATTAAGTGATGCCCTTGTTGTAGAGGCAAAAATTGATCCTAAAGATATAGCTTTTATAAATCCAAGTCAAAAAGCTATTATAAAAATAACGGCTTATGATTTTTCTATTTATGGTGGATTAGATGGAAAAATTGTAGAAATTTCTGCTGATACAATTGTTGATAAAGAGTCAAAAGAAGGGAAAAGTTATTATCGAGTTTTAGTAAAAACTGATAAAAATTATTTAGAAAGAAAAGGTAAAAAACTTCCTATTATTCCCGGAATGGTAGCAACTGTAGATATTGTTACTGGTAAAAAAACAATTTTAGATTTCATATTAAAACCTATACTTAAAGTAAAACAAGACTCACTTCACGAAAGATAATTTAATTAAAATTATCTTTTGTCAAAAATAATAATAAAAAAACTTTTTAGAGACTTTATTTTTGTAATATAATCCAATAAAATAGTGTTAAATTATCAATGGAGAAATAAAATGAAGTTAACTATAAAATCAGATGGTCAAAGTAAGGTTGTAGATTTAGATAAAGATTTACAGTTTAATGTGAATAAAGGTGAACAATACATCTTTTCTAATGGTTTTACAAGTTATGTTTTAAATTTCAAAGATAATCAACAATCTGTCGAATTAACTTTTAAAGTTGATGGTAAAACAATAAAAGTTGATTTAAAAGGAATTGTTCCACTTTTACAAGAAAATGTAGAAGGTCTACAAAATCCAACTTTAGTAATTATTAATAAAAATGCAAATGAAAAAGATGTTGATAATATAGTTGATAATGCTGAATTTAATGGAAGTGAAATTATTGATAGACTTGAAGCTTTAATCTCAAATCCAGTTGATTTAGGTGCGAATAATAGTGATAAACTAGCAATAATTTCTGATTTTCAATCATTAATTGAAACACTTGATGCAGCTGCAGCTGGTGGAGAGCAAGGTAATGCTACTGCAAATGGTTCTAGTTTTAATTCTATTTTTGGAACAATCGAAGATTCATTAAATGGAATAGCAGATAGTGCTGTTTGGGAAAATTTAACAGAATCTATTTCTACAACTCCTGTTGAAACAGGAAATACTGTGGCAACAATTTTACCTATTGAGTTAATTAATGTAAATGTGAAACTAGAAGGTATAAATACATCTGTAATTGAAGGTAAAAATGCGAGTTATAGAATAACATTAACAGATGATGATGGAAATGTTATTGTAACAACAGAAGATATGGTAATAACATTTACATATACATATACTACTGCTTCAGGTGAAGATATAACTGAAGTTGGTAGTGTAACTATACCTGCTGGTCAAAGTGAAATAACTTTTGAAATTTCAACTGTTGATGATAATTTAACGGAGGATATTGAATCATTTAATATATCAATAGATACAGCTTCAAATCAAGAGCAATTTGATAGTGTTACAATTGATAAAACACCAGTAACAACAACAATCACAGATGATAAAGGACCAGATGCTCCAATAGATGAAGATGTAAAAGCAAATATTGAAGTAAGTGATGCAGGAAGTGTAAAAGAAGCAGATGGAGCAACTTTAACATATTCAGTAAAACTATCAAACGCAGTTGGATCAGATGTAGAAGTAGATTTAACAACAGGTGGAGATGCTACAAGAGGTAGTGATTATGAAAATACATTACAATACTCAACAGATGGTGGAACAACATGGTTAGATGTACCAGCAACTGGAAAAGTAACTCTGCCAGCAGATGGATCTTCAGTTCTTGTAAAAGTAACAGTAAAAGATGATGCAATAACTGAAAATGATGAAACAGTAACATTAACAGCAACAACAACAGATGCACAAATTACAACACAAACTGCAACAGGAACAGGAACAATCACAGATGATAAAGGACCAGATGCTCCAATAGATGAAGATGTAAAAGCAAATATTGAAGTAAGTGATGCAGGAAGTGTAAAAGAAGCAGATGGAGCAACTTTAACATATTCAGTAAAACTATCAAACGCAGTTGGATCAGATGTAGAAGTAGATTTAACAACAGGTGGAGATGCTACAAGAGGTAGTGATTATGAAAATACATTACAATACTCAACAGATGGTGGAACAACATGGTTAGATGTACCAGCAACTGGAAAAGTAACTCTGCCAGCAGATGGATCTTCAGTTCTTGTAAAAGTAACAGTAAAAGATGATGCAATAACTGAAAATGATGAAACAGTAACATTAACAGCAACAACAACAGATGCACAAATTACAACACAAACTGCAACAGGAACAGGAACAATCACAGATGATAAAGGACCAGATGCTCCAATAGATGAAGATGTAAAAGCAAATATTGAAGTAAGTGATGCAGGAAGTGTAAAAGAAGCAGATGGAGCAACTTTAACATATTCAGTAAAACTATCAAACGCAGTTGGATCAGATGTAGAAGTAGATTTAACAACAGGTGGAGATGCTACAAGAGGTAGTGATTATGAAAATACATTACAATACTCAACAGATGGTGGAACAACATGGTTAGATGTACCAGCAACTGGAAAAGTAACTCTGCCAGCAGATGGATCTTCAGTTCTTGTAAAAGTAACAGTAAAAGATGATGCAATAACTGAAAATGATGAAACAGTAACATTAACAGCAACAACAACAGATGCACAAATTACAACACAAACTGCAACAGGAACAGGAACAATCACAGATGATAAAGGACCAGATGCTCCAATAGATGAAGATGTAAAAGCAAATATTGAAGTAAGTGATGCAGGAAGTGTAAAAGAAGCAGATGGAGCAACTTTAACATATTCAGTAAAACTATCAAACGCAGTTGGATCAGATGTAGAAGTAGATTTAACAACAGGTGGAGATGCTACAAGAGGTAGTGATTATGAAAATACATTACAATACTCAACAGATGGTGGAACAACATGGTTAGATGTACCAGCAACTGGAAAAGTAACTCTGCCAGCAGATGGATCTTCAGTTCTTGTAAAAGTAACAGTAAAAGATGATGCAATAACTGAAAATGATGAAACAGTAACATTAACAGCAACAACAACAGATGCACAAATTACAACACAAACTGCAACAGGAACAGGAACAATCACAGATGATAAAGGACCAGATGCTCCAATAGATGAAGATGTAAAAGCAAATATTGAAGTAAGTGATGCAGGAAGTGTAAAAGAAGCAGATGGAGCAACTTTAACATATTCAGTAAAACTATCAAACGCAGTTGGATCAGATGTAGAAGTAGATTTAACAACAGGTGGAGATGCTACAAGAGGTAGTGATTATGAAAATACATTACAATACTCAACAGATGGTGGAACAACATGGTTAGATGTACCAGCAACTGGAAAAGTAACTCTGCCAGCAGATGGATCTTCAGTTCTTGTAAAAGTAACAGTAAAAGATGATGCAATAACTGAAAATGATGAAACAGTAACATTAACAGCAACAACAACAGATGCACAAATTACAACACAAACTGCAACAGGAACAGGAACAATCACAGATGATAAAGGACCAGATGCTCCAATAGATGAAGATGTAAAAGCAAATATTGAAGTAAGTGATGCAGGAAGTGTAAAAGAAGCAGATGGAGCAACTTTAACATATTCAGTAAAACTATCAAACGCAGTTGGATCAGATGTAGAAGTAGATTTAACAACAGGTGGAGATGCTACAAGAGGTAGTGATTATGAAAATACATTACAATACTCAACAGATGGTGGAACAACATGGTTAGATGTACCAGCAACTGGAAAAGTAACTCTGCCAGCAGATGGATCTTCAGTTCTTGTAAAAGTAACAGTAAAAGATGATGCAATAACTGAAAATGATGAAACAGTAACATTAACAGCAACAACAACAGATGCACAAATTACAACACAAACTGCAACAGGAACAGGAACAATCACAGATGATAAAGGACCAGATGCTCCAATAGATGAAGATGTAAAAGCAAATATTGAAGTAAGTGATGCAGGAAGTGTAAAAGAAGCAGATGGAGCAACTTTAACATATTCAGTAAAACTATCAAACGCAGTTGGATCAGATGTAGAAGTAGATTTAACAACAGGTGGAGATGCTACAAGAGGTAGTGATTATGAAAATACATTACAATACTCAACAGATGGTGGAACAACATGGTTAGATGTACCAGCAACTGGAAAAGTAACTCTGCCAGCAGATGGATCTTCAGTTCTTGTAAAAGTAACAGTAAAAGATGATGCAATAACTGAAAATGATGAAACAGTAACATTAACAGCAACAACAACAGATGCACAAATTACAACACAAACTGCAACAGGAACAGGAACAATCACAGATGATAAAGGACCAGATGCTCCAATAGATGAAGATGTAAAAGCAAATATTGAAGTAAGTGATGCAGGAAGTGTAAAAGAAGCAGATGGAGCAACTTTAACATATTCAGTAAAACTATCAAACGCAGTTGGATCAGATGTAGAAGTAGATTTAACAACAGGTGGAGATGCTACAAGAGGTAGTGATTATGAAAATACATTACAATACTCAACAGATGGTGGAACAACATGGTTAGATGTACCAGCAACTGGAAAAGTAACTCTGCCAGCAGATGGATCTTCAGTTCTTGTAAAAGTAACAGTAAAAGATGATGCAATAACTGAAAATGATGAAACAGTAACATTAACAGCAACAACAACAGATGCACAAATTACAACACAAACTGCAACAGGAACAGGAACAATCACAGATGATAAAGGACCAGATGCTCCAATAGATGAAGATGTAAAAGCAAATATTGAAGTAAGTGATGCAGGAAGTGTAAAAGAAGCAGATGGAGCAACTTTAACATATTCAGTAAAACTATCAAACGCAGTTGGATCAGATGTAGAAGTAGATTTAACAACAGGTGGAGATGCTACAAGAGGTAGTGATTATGAAAATACATTACAATACTCAACAGATGGTGGAACAACATGGTTAGATGTACCAGCAACTGGAAAAGTAACTCTGCCAGCAGATGGATCTTCAGTTCTTGTAAAAGTAACAGTAAAAGATGATGCAATAACTGAAAATGATGAAACAGTAACATTAACAGCAACAACAACAGATGCACAAATTACAACACAAACTGCAACAGGAACAGGAACAATCACAGATGATAAAGGACCAGATGCTCCAATAGATGAAGATGTAAAAGCAAATATTGAAGTAAGTGATGCAGGAAGTGTAAAAGAAGCAGATGGAGCAACTTTAACATATTCAGTAAAACTATCAAACGCAGTTGGATCAGATGTAGAAGTAGATTTAACAACAGGTGGAGATGCTACAAGAGGTAGTGATTATGAAAATACATTACAATACTCAACAGATGGTGGAACAACATGGTTAGATGTACCAGCAACTGGAAAAGTAACTCTGCCAGCAGATGGATCTTCAGTTCTTGTAAAAGTAACAGTAAAAGATGATGCAATAACTGAAAATGATGAAACAGTAACATTAACAGCAACAACAACAGATGCACAAATTACAACACAAACTGCAACAGGAACAGGAACAATCACAGATGATAAAGGACCAGATGCTCCA
The genomic region above belongs to Arcobacter ellisii and contains:
- a CDS encoding type I secretion system permease/ATPase; this encodes MENNDSNLIENETLGNLKDRRKVDDLLGCLLFLSKYHNRETSAESLTFGLPIHKTSMNISMFHQAASRIGLATKTVKREKVKDITKLALPSVLILDKQRACVLLDYDLKKGIARVILPGLIAGETEMTIQKLESEYTGEVIIIKPEYNFNNRIEKEVVVDNPKEWFWGTLKRNASIYKQVIIVSLFINIFILATPLFTMNVYDRVLPNNAIETLWALFIGISIVMIFDLLLKILRSYFLGLASKRADTIMSNKIFNHLLNIKLEAKPASTGQFVSRLQSFESVREFFTSATIATVVDLPFVIIFILVIFFIAGPLAYITIVTVFISIALSWYMQRPLKSIIEKSVKEEQIKQTTLIETVSGLEIIKSVKAQNRMKTHWDNSINKTVHFADKGHFLSQTITYFTAFISQFSNIAIVAAGVYLAQDGEITMGAIIAAMILNGRVIAPISQLVSMIIKFDRTMLSLNNLDEVMKMPVEKENKSYISRPNLKGDIELKDVQFAYKDQNHQTLKDINLKIKQGEKVAILGKIGSGKSTLLKLIMNLYEPTKGSVLIDGLDTRQIDPVDLRHAIGSVPQEPFLFMGTIKDNLTIGEQYVSDEELLRVSKIAGLDEFLGKHEAGYDLLVGERGDGLSGGERQSVTLARALISDPNIIMLDEPTNSMDRQTEKAFINRLQNIVQEKTLIVVTHKTSLLQLVDRIIIIENGKVVVDGPKDEVFTTKVG
- a CDS encoding HlyD family type I secretion periplasmic adaptor subunit; the encoded protein is MSNEEKNLKKQKKYFSWIEKIKKLYGLEDKKEEDLEFIYSSYANSNEHPSNVSRIIFMLISGIFIIFLLWASLAEIDELARGNGKVIPTDKIQTVQSLDGGIISEIFVKEGDIVKFDDPLMKIDTTRFQATLEESRQEYLSLLALKARLEIESTIDIEKDLPELKFDEKILSDSSRYDINEKMLLENRFRELKSSVNVLKNQENQKIQELKEIESTIKKLTDSLGFIEEQRKTIRKLVERGIKSNYDLLDIEKEYNQTKGDLQTAKLSISRSNFAILEAGNRIQEKLNTFRSEASTELQKTVSQINRFEAKLVGDRDKVAKTTITSPVDGIIKQLNFNTIGGVVQSGMDLIEIVPLSDALVVEAKIDPKDIAFINPSQKAIIKITAYDFSIYGGLDGKIVEISADTIVDKESKEGKSYYRVLVKTDKNYLERKGKKLPIIPGMVATVDIVTGKKTILDFILKPILKVKQDSLHER
- a CDS encoding TolC family protein; this translates as MYKIKLLRFACISFLASSFLHAASLKESVERVLSTNPEVIAEKNNQEAFKKYIDERKANYLPRIDIDGRLEKSNSDKSYDQPNTLQNGSEQEDGYNVGIALNQMLYDGDLTPSQVREAKFNDLANKYRSENNIENVVYETITAYTGLVQYNEMLALTKDMITTNEENLQIAKEKESISGEVLETYEVDSKLSFVKEKYLEEEDLKSSRNSTFKRYVGVDPSGDECRPKIELSKIPNNLQQIVELAVLKNNEILEQIERIKAQREKIAQADSKFLPNLSLELKALTDNDLSLNEEGKENQAYGRINLAWNLYNGGGDKAVSKQEELFLAEQKERLDAITNKVVEALKVNYQRFLKNKERINVLKDYVVANENIVEVYKSEFESGTRTFVDILDAQTVLYEAKKSLVNREYELYKNYYDILLSLSMLTETVLDPKNDVCSDDKALNYIVSEQKLAVEKANDSSDLKALLGDEPVQVKKAEPVVIPAKEELVESKSSDYSTFLDAPEGYYTLNITTTEGLDAAKNYVSENALDKNSSYTYSFGPEMKSAKVIYGIFKSVKEANIAMESLPASVKANKPYIDNILKHQKLYAKYNK